A genomic window from Candidatus Kouleothrix ribensis includes:
- a CDS encoding C40 family peptidase, whose protein sequence is MTGRLRAYAMAGAALLLAMPLLACLGGITATNMASPRWACPSPTPLPFGAAGPVKQLIEHPRPTAVPQGPLEYDREPVYYAEWEQEYGSQFSGPPFPSPTPYALVGTSYLFGQRVQIDPLYAEVTAEAGRVLADQRQLALIRVFWHNPTDTPIAIDYGRQLRLRAVSQADGRLVSGDGWSMSSAALAAAGLPAPAAELPPGPSQALVPVIAPAGLPQTVELVFQRGPGPAEATPMPNDDLRDPAGALLAVQWSRGALAVGPPCGDAGAMTPWEYAPGAAWGHAALPVAAPPGAARVVQLALNQVGKPYVWGAEGPETFDCSGLMQWSYAQIGITLLRTAQQQHDSLRPIEAAALAPGDLVFFTPPGSRRITHVAMVIGDVDGDSTIDVVHAMNPKLGVRVTRNLFGAPYYSGPHCELCIAGFGTAR, encoded by the coding sequence GTGACCGGGCGGCTGCGTGCCTACGCCATGGCTGGCGCGGCGCTGCTGCTGGCCATGCCGCTGCTGGCCTGCCTGGGCGGCATCACCGCCACGAACATGGCCTCGCCGCGCTGGGCCTGCCCAAGCCCGACACCGCTGCCCTTCGGCGCGGCCGGGCCGGTGAAGCAGCTGATCGAGCACCCGCGGCCCACCGCAGTGCCGCAAGGGCCGCTCGAGTACGACCGCGAGCCGGTGTACTACGCCGAGTGGGAGCAGGAGTATGGCAGCCAGTTCAGCGGCCCGCCCTTTCCATCGCCCACGCCCTACGCGCTGGTTGGCACAAGCTACCTGTTCGGCCAGCGCGTGCAGATCGACCCGCTGTACGCCGAGGTGACAGCTGAGGCGGGCCGTGTGCTGGCCGATCAGCGGCAGCTCGCGCTGATCCGCGTGTTCTGGCACAACCCGACCGACACGCCGATCGCGATTGACTATGGCCGGCAGCTGCGGCTGCGCGCAGTGAGCCAGGCCGATGGCCGCCTGGTGAGCGGCGACGGCTGGAGCATGTCGAGCGCTGCGCTTGCGGCTGCCGGCCTGCCCGCACCGGCAGCCGAGCTGCCGCCAGGCCCAAGCCAGGCGCTGGTGCCGGTGATCGCGCCGGCCGGGCTGCCACAGACGGTCGAGCTGGTGTTTCAGCGCGGCCCTGGCCCGGCCGAGGCCACACCAATGCCGAACGACGATCTGCGCGATCCGGCCGGCGCGTTGCTGGCGGTGCAGTGGAGCCGGGGCGCGCTCGCGGTTGGCCCGCCCTGCGGCGATGCCGGCGCGATGACGCCGTGGGAGTACGCGCCAGGCGCAGCCTGGGGCCACGCGGCCCTGCCGGTGGCCGCGCCGCCCGGCGCCGCGCGCGTGGTGCAGCTCGCGCTCAACCAGGTCGGCAAGCCCTATGTCTGGGGCGCCGAAGGCCCCGAGACCTTCGACTGCAGCGGGCTGATGCAGTGGTCGTACGCGCAGATCGGCATCACGCTGCTGCGCACCGCCCAGCAGCAGCACGACAGCCTGCGCCCGATCGAGGCGGCGGCGCTCGCGCCGGGCGACCTGGTGTTCTTCACGCCGCCGGGCAGCCGCCGGATCACCCACGTGGCCATGGTGATCGGCGATGTCGATGGCGACAGCACGATCGATGTGGTACACGCGATGAACCCGAAGCTGGGCGTGCGCGTAACCCGCAACCTGTTTGGCGCGCCGTACTATAGCGGCCCGCACTGTGAGCTATGTATTGCCGGCTTTGGCACGGCACGTTGA
- a CDS encoding exo-alpha-sialidase, whose amino-acid sequence MCSATRTTPPRQRLLRLVVWPCLVALLAGCAPPLTYADTVATAQAGGCWPGNALPPAPATITPAGQPAAYPRCTPAPGETQLPWPTRLPARAQFPTMLPVNQPGSTVMQTIMQLPDAILSVDVAVHPLSGDPAVAAIAAPLTSTGGPHAFVRSYDGRTRTWGALQNLDIGAAAIGQHRFRSIALAVSGDGTITAVWGATAHPVYGLWASISRDGGASWAAPEHLADNVFGVLDVAATLDGQVAVLALQREPVAPIVITRAGDGTWSTPDRIPVQSAWYGSSGSLVLVGEGAAARLVALTTGFGPAPGVVFLAARALHTNTWHVVSRRVDAAAGERLAGNVRGLSAGSGTSALVAFSFAILGAPGAYALVSNDAGASWGEIERMTPAEHAAHGAAPFSALAYDPAARRLAALWTCCEDARWESAESTHYGAWSVPGSAAWQPSTPVPVITGAAAAADTALAQAPNSRLAWLAWVEHGDSVAVRALDLNRLIDAAEYPLPTVSVEVQP is encoded by the coding sequence ATGTGTAGTGCTACTCGCACAACGCCGCCGCGCCAGCGCCTGCTGCGTCTGGTGGTCTGGCCGTGCCTCGTGGCGCTGCTGGCCGGGTGCGCGCCGCCGCTCACCTATGCCGATACAGTTGCGACCGCGCAGGCGGGCGGCTGCTGGCCCGGCAACGCGCTGCCGCCCGCGCCTGCCACGATCACACCGGCAGGGCAGCCCGCCGCATACCCGCGCTGTACACCTGCGCCAGGTGAGACGCAGCTGCCCTGGCCGACGCGGCTGCCCGCGCGCGCGCAGTTCCCAACTATGCTGCCGGTCAACCAGCCGGGCAGCACGGTGATGCAGACGATTATGCAGCTGCCCGATGCGATCCTGAGCGTCGATGTCGCAGTTCACCCGCTGAGTGGCGACCCGGCCGTGGCCGCGATTGCCGCGCCGCTGACCAGCACCGGCGGCCCGCATGCGTTCGTGCGCAGCTACGACGGCCGCACCCGCACGTGGGGCGCATTGCAGAACCTCGACATCGGCGCGGCGGCGATTGGCCAGCATCGCTTTCGCAGCATCGCGCTCGCCGTTAGCGGCGACGGCACGATCACCGCAGTCTGGGGCGCAACCGCCCACCCGGTCTATGGCCTGTGGGCCAGCATCAGCCGCGACGGCGGCGCCAGCTGGGCTGCGCCCGAGCACCTGGCCGATAACGTGTTTGGCGTGCTCGACGTAGCCGCGACGCTCGATGGGCAGGTGGCGGTGCTGGCGCTACAGCGCGAGCCGGTTGCACCGATCGTGATCACCCGCGCTGGCGACGGCACCTGGAGCACGCCCGACCGCATCCCCGTGCAGTCGGCCTGGTATGGCAGCTCGGGCAGCCTGGTGCTGGTGGGCGAGGGCGCGGCGGCGCGGCTGGTCGCGCTTACCACCGGCTTTGGCCCGGCGCCCGGCGTGGTCTTCCTGGCGGCGCGCGCGCTGCATACCAACACCTGGCATGTCGTGTCGCGCAGGGTTGACGCGGCGGCGGGCGAGCGCCTGGCCGGCAATGTGCGCGGCCTATCCGCCGGCTCCGGTACCAGCGCGCTGGTGGCATTCTCGTTCGCCATCCTGGGCGCGCCGGGGGCCTACGCGCTGGTGTCGAACGATGCCGGCGCGAGCTGGGGCGAGATCGAGCGGATGACACCCGCCGAGCACGCCGCGCACGGCGCGGCGCCGTTCAGCGCGCTGGCCTACGATCCGGCCGCGCGCCGGCTGGCGGCGCTGTGGACCTGCTGTGAGGATGCGCGCTGGGAGTCGGCCGAGTCGACCCACTATGGCGCCTGGAGCGTGCCGGGCAGCGCCGCCTGGCAGCCCTCTACGCCGGTACCGGTGATCACTGGCGCAGCTGCGGCGGCCGATACCGCGCTGGCGCAGGCGCCCAATAGCCGGCTGGCCTGGCTGGCCTGGGTCGAACATGGCGATAGCGTGGCGGTGCGCGCGCTCGATCTTAACCGGCTGATTGATGCCGCAGAGTACCCGCTGCCGACAGTATCGGTCGAGGTGCAGCCGTGA
- a CDS encoding DUF11 domain-containing protein gives MTQPRIVLFGCLAALALVCAVLALVGPLRISITLARDERSAAAAPELDITATAPPATPVPTSTAVPPTSTSMPPTAEPPTAVPPTATALPPAKTRIPATAVPPPPPSPTAAPDQPNVVIAKTADRASAQAGDTVVFTLTARNTGAAAARDVVVTDVVPVAFEVIDLASSQGDVVVKGQTVTAYPAVLAPGASVTIRVTVKVRAGAAAGPQRNTALITTSTPGDDPGDNTSTIEITVASPREQQTLPNLPRTADPDAPTFLMIWGPWLIAGLVALGFGVLLRFGLLRPRFVAVSLAGRGLPPRVPAPPLPARPALLELDAPALVTRWRAGASIAQLAGEVAATNPGADAVLVSLAVQQLIDTAIGRK, from the coding sequence ATGACCCAACCACGCATCGTACTCTTCGGCTGCCTGGCCGCACTCGCGCTTGTGTGCGCAGTCCTGGCGCTCGTCGGGCCGCTCCGCATCTCGATCACGCTCGCGCGTGACGAGCGCAGCGCCGCAGCGGCGCCTGAACTCGATATCACCGCTACCGCTCCGCCGGCAACGCCCGTGCCCACCAGCACAGCCGTGCCGCCGACCAGCACCAGCATGCCGCCCACGGCTGAGCCGCCCACGGCCGTGCCGCCCACCGCCACGGCGCTGCCACCGGCCAAAACGCGCATTCCCGCCACGGCGGTGCCGCCACCGCCACCGTCGCCGACGGCAGCCCCCGATCAGCCGAATGTCGTGATCGCCAAAACTGCCGACCGCGCCAGCGCCCAGGCCGGCGACACGGTTGTGTTTACGCTGACGGCGCGCAACACCGGTGCAGCCGCCGCGCGCGACGTAGTGGTGACCGACGTTGTGCCGGTAGCCTTCGAGGTGATCGACCTGGCCAGCTCGCAGGGCGATGTAGTGGTGAAGGGCCAGACCGTCACAGCCTACCCGGCGGTGCTCGCGCCTGGCGCGAGCGTGACCATCCGCGTGACTGTGAAGGTGCGGGCCGGTGCGGCGGCTGGCCCGCAGCGCAACACCGCGCTGATTACCACCAGCACGCCCGGCGACGACCCTGGCGACAACACCAGCACGATCGAGATCACAGTGGCGTCGCCGCGCGAGCAGCAGACACTGCCAAACCTGCCGCGCACCGCCGACCCCGACGCGCCGACGTTTCTGATGATCTGGGGGCCGTGGCTGATCGCCGGGCTGGTTGCGCTAGGGTTTGGCGTGCTGCTGCGCTTTGGGCTGCTACGCCCGCGTTTCGTGGCGGTCAGCCTGGCCGGGCGCGGGCTGCCGCCGCGTGTGCCAGCGCCGCCGCTGCCGGCCCGGCCGGCCCTGCTCGAGCTGGATGCCCCGGCGCTGGTGACGCGCTGGCGGGCTGGCGCAAGTATCGCTCAGCTGGCCGGTGAGGTTGCGGCCACCAACCCCGGCGCCGACGCCGTGCTGGTGTCGCTGGCGGTGCAGCAGCTGATCGACACCGCGATCGGCCGCAAGTAG
- a CDS encoding DUF11 domain-containing protein produces MSFVRPRWVVLALSAIVILVSSIPGAAPIFLPRPLAPAIDASIASAQIADAGNFGSAVPCLESPDQLVTSCFANTLVRDSDSNGNDTFPVASSDTALVRFNTGGKTPLANLGQVGSVYGMAYDDGSVSGVRRLLVGAFARRMTNYGPDGAGAIYQYNVTTGATSLFAVVPGTTNRHATGDPNDDQIATWVGKSSLGDLEIGPSGTTLYALNLDTRQIERYDLRTGSRLAPLAINLSALSSDPAVQADLRPFALEFQPTLNNTQPLVYVGLVDSGERSPNNVYPTAYVIGINPVTGGQLTLLTQPLNHAAMASRFNDGANAGQAAWHAWTPTGKNALWPMPIVADLQWSRDGSMLLVGLRDRNGDVYQADQGDQWWRVQEQGDVLVYRNVGGVWQLQTRSVATPSDFFHDSYVGTSTSTAHVENFMGALALTLAGSGSAMVEQVVGTVIAPLQGGTAGANWYNLRPDSYDRQAAVEIFPGGDLWKSSTLGDLENLCTAAYIGDRIWRDANGNGIQDAGEAGIGGVLLNLLDASGALVAQATTGADGSYLFAVIPGRDYAIEVAASNFSAGQVLFNYVIAPQNRGGDDALDSDADQISHRIAVPPQYRDASITTFDIGVISAVLANGEAGDLVWNDLNANGIQDGGEPGVANVSVRLIDLANGSVYKTVLTDSSGDYQFIDITPGNYQIEFVPPPGVSATARDNGSNDALDSDADAGTGWRTPPFAIIADTIDRTLDLGLRMGANVWAQKTGPATAVTGSQFDYTLTFGNNGAATADAVGLADTLPAGLTFVSATPAPSSVVGQALSWSLGSLPPTGAAPAGIITVRVQVDTNAPATLSNRAIISTSTPSDDPGDNTSTITTQIIRPNVFVQKTGPATVTAGDQLIYTLAYGNAGDAPAASVALVDTLPADLTFVSASPAPTGVAGQSLTWALGTLAPGQRGSISVVAQASALAASGSVALNQAGISTATPGDDPGDNTSSTATIVQRADVRVTKSSPTGFPVASGQPVAYDIDYANAGPATARNVTLNDTVPAQIANVVWQCSSGCAGSGTGNTLALSLGDLVAGASGRVRVSGVAQTSTAREDFTNTAIIATTTPETDLANNQSSVPGAVWTSDLQLIKLAQAQVAAGDSFTATLAYKNNGPAPAAGTILSDTLPSGITFVSASPAPAAVSGSLLSWNLGTLADGQSGSIGLVLRSDPAAPDATVVVNRAQISTATSDRDPANNTSAAATLLLARADVMVLKTAPARADAGDLIQYSLSYRNNGPSVARSALLTDTLPAELTFVSAGPAPRSSAGSVLTWALGDLAPGQAGSITVQARSRFAQELPRLSLINTAQISSSTNDPAPANNTSSATTAIETADLSVIKRAPQYIIAGAPFTVTLDYANAGPASARNATLRDLLPGGLTFVSARPAPTGPGLRWSLGDLAGGARGSISVVLRAPTSAISGTTYTNVAVIDTPASPDRDPGNDVSSTISAVQPNADLSILKRGPAAPVRSGSQVSYQLTYHNAGPSQALQARVVDVLPAGFSFTSASPAPTQVTSTTLTWALGTLDAGTGGSITVVGQLAGAGATTLRTNIATIDSPATPDPAPGNNTSTVDTTVLRPDLSVFKTDHLTTAQPGDTLTYDLSVRNTGATTATGVLLRESPPPGAVVLSSAWAGQSDGSYTLALGDLAAGAVATRQFALRLPNPLPAPAGPIANTVVVSDDGSAGADPTPADNTSTDIDTPLAGRLGDFVWYDKDGDGQQEAGEAGLGDVTMRLIDANGALLATTTTDLSGHYLFEGVRMGSYAVALAPATTQVGLLRGYRYTTPPTPIGTISVASPADLALDIGLHNPGSTDIVLAYLRAERGEDGTVALSWRTLEEINTAHFRVLRAPTERLSTASPIAQLQSQGSGGGVYRLLDPQPLAHAFYWLVEVERSGREQIYGPLDPQPVATTATLLTFVPIVRR; encoded by the coding sequence ATGTCGTTTGTTCGCCCGCGCTGGGTCGTGCTTGCGCTGAGCGCGATCGTTATTCTGGTGAGCAGCATCCCAGGTGCTGCCCCCATATTCCTACCACGGCCACTTGCACCGGCGATCGATGCTTCGATCGCATCAGCACAGATCGCCGACGCCGGCAATTTCGGCAGCGCAGTGCCCTGCCTCGAGTCGCCCGACCAGCTGGTGACCTCGTGTTTTGCGAATACACTGGTGCGCGACTCAGACTCGAATGGCAACGATACATTCCCGGTAGCGAGCAGCGATACTGCGCTGGTGCGCTTCAACACCGGCGGCAAGACACCACTAGCCAACCTTGGTCAGGTCGGGTCGGTGTATGGTATGGCCTACGATGATGGCAGCGTCAGCGGCGTGCGGCGCCTACTTGTCGGCGCATTTGCCCGGCGCATGACCAACTATGGCCCGGATGGTGCCGGGGCGATCTACCAGTATAACGTCACTACCGGCGCTACCAGCCTGTTTGCTGTCGTGCCTGGCACCACCAATCGCCACGCTACAGGCGACCCAAACGACGATCAGATCGCCACCTGGGTTGGCAAATCGAGCCTGGGCGATCTAGAGATCGGGCCAAGCGGCACGACGTTGTATGCGCTCAACCTCGATACGCGCCAGATCGAGCGCTACGATCTGCGCACTGGCAGCCGGCTCGCCCCGTTAGCGATCAACCTTTCCGCGCTCAGTAGCGACCCGGCAGTACAGGCCGATCTGCGCCCGTTTGCGCTTGAATTCCAGCCGACGCTCAACAATACCCAGCCACTCGTATATGTCGGGCTGGTCGACAGCGGCGAGCGCTCGCCGAATAATGTCTACCCAACCGCCTATGTCATCGGAATCAATCCAGTGACCGGTGGCCAACTGACGCTGCTAACCCAGCCGCTCAACCATGCGGCGATGGCCTCGCGCTTCAATGACGGCGCCAATGCCGGCCAGGCGGCCTGGCATGCCTGGACGCCCACCGGCAAGAATGCACTCTGGCCTATGCCGATCGTCGCCGACCTCCAGTGGTCGCGCGATGGATCGATGCTGCTGGTAGGCCTGCGTGATCGAAATGGCGATGTCTATCAGGCCGATCAGGGTGACCAGTGGTGGCGTGTGCAAGAGCAGGGCGACGTGCTGGTGTACCGCAATGTTGGCGGTGTGTGGCAGTTGCAAACTCGCAGTGTAGCGACGCCGTCGGATTTCTTTCACGATAGCTACGTCGGCACATCTACATCGACCGCACACGTCGAGAACTTTATGGGCGCGCTGGCGCTCACGCTGGCCGGCAGTGGATCGGCCATGGTCGAGCAGGTCGTCGGCACCGTCATTGCGCCGCTCCAGGGCGGCACCGCCGGCGCAAACTGGTATAACCTGAGGCCCGATTCCTACGATCGGCAGGCGGCTGTAGAGATCTTCCCTGGTGGTGATCTCTGGAAATCATCAACGCTTGGCGATCTCGAAAATCTCTGCACTGCTGCGTATATTGGCGATCGGATCTGGCGCGATGCGAACGGTAATGGCATCCAGGACGCCGGCGAAGCTGGGATTGGTGGGGTGCTGCTGAACTTGCTCGATGCTTCCGGTGCGCTCGTTGCCCAGGCAACAACCGGGGCCGATGGTAGCTACCTGTTTGCGGTAATCCCTGGCCGCGATTATGCGATCGAGGTCGCCGCCAGCAACTTTAGTGCCGGCCAGGTGCTGTTCAATTACGTGATCGCGCCGCAAAACCGCGGCGGCGACGATGCGCTTGATAGTGATGCCGACCAGATCTCGCACCGGATCGCCGTTCCGCCGCAGTATCGCGATGCCTCTATAACCACGTTTGATATTGGCGTGATCAGCGCTGTTTTGGCGAATGGCGAAGCGGGCGATTTGGTCTGGAACGACCTGAATGCCAATGGGATTCAGGATGGAGGTGAGCCGGGTGTTGCTAATGTCTCGGTTCGCTTGATAGATTTAGCAAATGGATCAGTCTATAAGACTGTCCTAACGGATTCAAGCGGCGATTACCAATTCATCGATATCACCCCCGGCAACTACCAAATTGAATTCGTCCCTCCTCCTGGTGTGAGTGCGACCGCGCGCGACAATGGCAGCAACGATGCGCTCGACAGCGACGCCGACGCCGGCACCGGCTGGCGCACCCCGCCCTTCGCAATAATCGCCGACACGATCGACCGGACGCTCGACCTGGGCCTGCGCATGGGCGCAAACGTCTGGGCGCAGAAGACTGGCCCGGCTACGGCCGTGACCGGCAGCCAGTTCGACTACACGCTCACCTTCGGCAACAATGGCGCGGCCACCGCCGATGCGGTTGGGCTGGCCGATACGCTGCCGGCCGGCCTCACGTTTGTCTCGGCCACGCCTGCGCCGTCGAGTGTGGTTGGGCAGGCGCTCAGCTGGAGCCTGGGCAGCCTGCCGCCGACTGGCGCTGCGCCTGCCGGCATCATCACCGTGCGTGTGCAGGTAGACACCAACGCGCCGGCCACCCTGAGCAACCGCGCCATCATCAGCACGTCGACCCCCAGCGACGACCCTGGCGACAACACGAGCACCATAACGACGCAGATCATCCGGCCGAATGTGTTCGTGCAGAAGACTGGCCCGGCCACTGTCACTGCCGGCGATCAGCTGATCTATACGCTCGCATACGGCAATGCCGGCGATGCGCCGGCTGCAAGCGTGGCGCTGGTCGATACGCTGCCGGCCGATCTCACCTTTGTGTCGGCTAGCCCCGCGCCCACCGGCGTGGCCGGGCAGTCGCTCACGTGGGCGCTTGGTACACTTGCGCCTGGCCAGCGCGGGTCGATCAGCGTGGTGGCGCAAGCAAGCGCGCTGGCCGCTAGTGGCTCGGTGGCGCTCAACCAGGCCGGCATCAGCACAGCTACACCCGGCGACGATCCTGGCGACAATACCAGCAGCACTGCGACGATCGTGCAGCGCGCCGACGTGCGTGTGACTAAGAGCAGCCCCACCGGCTTCCCGGTCGCGTCGGGCCAGCCGGTGGCCTACGACATCGACTACGCCAACGCCGGGCCGGCCACTGCGCGGAACGTGACCCTCAACGACACAGTGCCCGCGCAGATTGCAAATGTGGTGTGGCAGTGCAGCAGCGGCTGCGCTGGCAGCGGCACTGGCAATACGCTCGCGCTGAGCCTGGGCGACCTGGTGGCCGGCGCGAGCGGGCGGGTGCGGGTGAGCGGCGTCGCACAGACCAGCACCGCGCGCGAGGATTTCACTAACACCGCCATAATCGCCACTACCACGCCCGAGACCGACCTGGCCAACAACCAGAGCAGCGTGCCCGGCGCGGTCTGGACCAGCGATCTCCAGCTGATCAAGCTGGCGCAGGCTCAGGTGGCCGCCGGCGATAGCTTCACCGCCACGCTGGCCTATAAGAACAATGGCCCGGCGCCGGCGGCTGGCACCATCCTCAGCGATACGCTGCCGAGCGGCATTACGTTTGTGTCGGCCAGCCCGGCGCCGGCGGCTGTGAGCGGCAGCCTGCTGAGCTGGAACCTCGGCACACTGGCCGATGGCCAGTCCGGCAGCATTGGCCTGGTGCTGCGCAGCGACCCGGCCGCCCCCGATGCGACGGTTGTGGTCAACCGCGCGCAGATCAGCACAGCGACCAGCGACCGCGACCCGGCCAACAACACCAGCGCGGCCGCGACGCTGCTGCTGGCGCGCGCCGATGTAATGGTGCTCAAGACTGCGCCAGCGCGTGCCGATGCCGGCGACCTGATCCAGTATAGCCTTTCGTACCGCAACAACGGCCCGTCGGTCGCGCGTAGTGCGCTTCTCACCGACACGCTGCCCGCCGAGCTGACATTTGTGTCGGCCGGCCCGGCCCCGCGCAGTAGCGCCGGCAGTGTGCTGACCTGGGCGCTCGGCGACCTGGCGCCCGGCCAGGCGGGCAGCATCACGGTGCAGGCGCGCAGCCGCTTCGCCCAGGAGCTGCCGCGCCTCAGCCTGATCAACACGGCCCAGATCAGCAGCAGCACCAACGACCCGGCGCCGGCCAACAACACCAGCAGCGCCACCACCGCGATCGAGACCGCCGACCTATCGGTGATCAAGCGCGCGCCGCAGTATATCATCGCCGGCGCACCGTTCACCGTCACGCTCGATTACGCCAACGCCGGGCCGGCCAGCGCGCGCAATGCGACGCTGCGCGACCTGCTGCCAGGTGGCCTCACGTTTGTGTCGGCCAGGCCGGCGCCTACCGGCCCTGGCCTGCGTTGGAGCCTGGGCGACCTGGCCGGCGGCGCGCGCGGCAGCATCAGTGTCGTGCTGCGTGCGCCCACCAGCGCGATCTCGGGCACCACGTACACCAATGTCGCGGTGATCGATACGCCGGCCAGCCCCGACCGCGACCCAGGCAACGACGTGAGCAGCACGATCTCGGCCGTGCAGCCAAACGCCGACCTGTCCATCCTCAAGCGCGGGCCGGCCGCGCCCGTGCGCAGCGGCAGCCAGGTGTCCTACCAGCTGACCTACCACAACGCCGGGCCGAGCCAGGCGCTCCAGGCGCGCGTGGTCGATGTGCTGCCGGCCGGCTTCAGCTTTACCAGCGCAAGCCCCGCGCCAACCCAGGTGACCAGCACCACGCTGACATGGGCGCTCGGCACGCTCGACGCCGGCACCGGCGGCAGTATCACCGTCGTGGGCCAGCTGGCCGGCGCCGGCGCCACAACCCTGCGCACGAATATCGCCACGATCGATAGCCCGGCGACACCCGACCCGGCGCCAGGCAATAACACCAGCACGGTCGACACCACCGTGCTACGCCCCGACCTGAGCGTATTCAAAACCGACCACCTGACCACAGCTCAGCCGGGCGACACGCTGACCTACGACCTGAGCGTGCGCAACACCGGCGCCACCACCGCCACCGGCGTGCTGCTGCGCGAGTCCCCGCCGCCCGGCGCGGTGGTGCTATCGAGCGCGTGGGCCGGCCAGAGCGACGGCAGCTACACGCTGGCGCTCGGCGACCTGGCCGCCGGTGCGGTTGCCACGCGCCAGTTCGCGCTGCGGCTGCCCAACCCGCTGCCCGCGCCGGCCGGCCCGATCGCCAACACCGTGGTTGTAAGCGACGACGGCAGCGCCGGCGCCGACCCGACCCCGGCCGATAACACCAGCACCGACATCGACACGCCGCTGGCCGGCCGGCTGGGCGACTTCGTCTGGTACGACAAGGACGGCGACGGCCAGCAGGAGGCCGGCGAGGCCGGCCTGGGCGACGTGACCATGCGGCTGATCGACGCGAATGGCGCGCTGCTCGCCACCACAACAACCGATCTCAGCGGCCACTACCTGTTCGAGGGCGTGCGCATGGGCAGCTACGCCGTGGCGCTCGCGCCGGCCACGACCCAGGTGGGCCTGCTGCGCGGCTACCGCTACACCACCCCACCAACGCCGATCGGCACGATCAGCGTCGCCAGCCCGGCCGACCTCGCGCTCGACATCGGCCTGCACAACCCCGGCAGCACCGACATTGTGCTGGCCTACCTGCGCGCCGAGCGTGGCGAAGATGGCACCGTGGCGCTGAGCTGGCGCACACTCGAAGAGATCAACACGGCGCACTTCCGCGTGCTGCGCGCCCCAACCGAGCGCCTGAGCACAGCCTCCCCGATCGCGCAGCTGCAATCACAGGGCAGCGGCGGTGGCGTGTATCGCCTGCTCGACCCGCAGCCGCTCGCGCACGCATTCTACTGGCTGGTCGAAGTCGAACGCAGCGGCCGCGAACAGATCTACGGCCCACTCGATCCGCAGCCGGTCGCCACCACCGCCACGCTGCTGACCTTCGTTCCAATCGTACGTCGCTAA
- a CDS encoding vanadium-dependent haloperoxidase yields MRRMFELLLISIVIVLLSACMARPSAPPVAIPDSPMWLVHDPAGLLRNLPRMVGSQSPLPAPSAHALTVWQIAPTSWISVEMDLVALEYVSPPRAARCYALLAAGINDAVLLAEMARARGLDVSDDAAMAGAAERIMSYSHPLRADLVRQRAADARWVGVWRGQATAAGVAAGQLIGQAVAERVIAWAQRDRAEQFTAFSDPMLAPGVWQRTPPHLWSALEPGWGQVQPIALPSAKQMNAVVPPAWDSPAFVAERAAFLGVQQRLSASDRALALRWAAPVGSVTPAGLWLQIARDAIEQNHIAPRQAAALYATLAVTMHDSFIACWFSKYTYMVARPITWMRASEPAWLSLIDTPPFPSYPSGHATVSGAASTVLAHYFPQDAARLHQLAEDAAYSRVVGGIHWPIDGRNGLAQGRTIGNWILATTATVVAR; encoded by the coding sequence ATGCGTCGCATGTTCGAATTGCTGCTAATCTCTATCGTGATTGTGTTGCTCAGCGCGTGCATGGCCCGGCCCAGCGCGCCACCTGTCGCAATACCCGATTCACCCATGTGGCTCGTTCACGATCCGGCCGGCCTGCTGCGCAATCTGCCGCGCATGGTTGGATCGCAATCGCCGCTACCAGCACCAAGCGCACATGCGCTCACGGTCTGGCAGATTGCACCTACCAGCTGGATCAGTGTCGAGATGGATCTGGTTGCACTGGAATATGTGTCGCCGCCGCGCGCTGCGCGCTGCTATGCCTTGCTGGCGGCCGGCATCAATGATGCCGTACTGCTGGCTGAAATGGCACGTGCGCGCGGGCTTGACGTGTCGGACGATGCCGCGATGGCCGGCGCCGCCGAGCGGATTATGAGCTACAGCCACCCGCTGCGCGCCGATCTCGTGCGGCAGCGCGCAGCCGACGCCAGGTGGGTTGGCGTCTGGCGCGGCCAGGCAACAGCTGCAGGTGTCGCGGCGGGGCAGCTGATCGGCCAGGCAGTGGCCGAGCGAGTGATCGCCTGGGCACAGCGCGATCGGGCTGAGCAGTTCACGGCGTTTAGCGACCCTATGCTGGCGCCGGGTGTATGGCAGCGTACCCCCCCGCATCTCTGGTCGGCGCTCGAGCCTGGTTGGGGCCAGGTGCAGCCCATCGCGCTCCCGTCGGCCAAGCAGATGAATGCGGTTGTGCCGCCGGCCTGGGACAGCCCGGCTTTCGTGGCCGAGCGCGCAGCATTCTTAGGCGTGCAGCAGCGGCTAAGTGCGAGTGATCGAGCATTGGCGCTACGCTGGGCTGCCCCGGTCGGGAGTGTCACACCAGCCGGGCTGTGGCTCCAGATCGCACGTGACGCGATCGAGCAGAACCACATTGCGCCCCGCCAGGCTGCGGCGCTGTATGCAACACTCGCCGTGACCATGCACGATAGCTTCATTGCCTGCTGGTTCAGCAAATACACCTACATGGTCGCGCGGCCAATTACGTGGATGCGCGCGAGCGAGCCTGCGTGGCTGTCGTTGATCGATACTCCACCATTCCCCTCATACCCATCGGGCCATGCTACCGTCAGCGGCGCGGCCAGCACGGTGCTGGCACACTATTTTCCGCAGGATGCCGCGCGGCTGCACCAATTGGCTGAAGATGCCGCATACTCGCGCGTCGTGGGCGGCATTCACTGGCCGATCGATGGGCGAAATGGGCTTGCACAAGGCCGCACGATCGGTAACTGGATTCTGGCTACTACTGCAACGGTTGTAGCGCGATAG